In a genomic window of Ignavibacteria bacterium:
- the mazG gene encoding nucleoside triphosphate pyrophosphohydrolase yields the protein MPTPVPLPDDPNDTLSYLEAFIRLVRILREQCPWDMKQTHASISHLLIEEAYETVDAIEANDDRELSKELGDLLLHVVMHSVMAEQRGAFDLRKVIDNEFQKLVNRHPHIFSDATADTEDAVLQNWERLKMNEGRTSVLDGVPRVLPAALRAQRVQEKAANVGFDWKDRKDVWAKVDEEIAELKVEIENNDIDGTRREFGDVLFALVNAARHEGVIAEDSLHGTTNAFMRRFQHIESRAREAGKDLHTMTLEEMDAYWDEAKGKGL from the coding sequence ATGCCTACTCCGGTTCCGTTGCCAGACGATCCGAATGACACACTTTCGTACCTCGAAGCGTTCATTCGGCTCGTGCGCATCCTGCGCGAACAGTGTCCGTGGGACATGAAGCAAACACATGCTTCTATCTCGCACCTGCTCATTGAAGAGGCATACGAAACGGTAGATGCCATCGAAGCGAACGACGATCGCGAGTTAAGTAAGGAGCTTGGCGATCTGCTCCTTCACGTTGTGATGCATAGCGTTATGGCAGAGCAACGCGGAGCATTCGATCTGCGCAAGGTGATCGATAATGAGTTCCAAAAACTCGTGAACCGACATCCGCACATCTTCAGTGACGCAACAGCTGATACTGAAGATGCCGTTCTTCAGAATTGGGAACGATTGAAGATGAACGAGGGGCGCACGTCCGTGCTGGATGGCGTCCCTCGTGTTCTTCCTGCGGCGCTCCGTGCACAACGTGTTCAAGAGAAGGCTGCGAACGTGGGATTCGATTGGAAAGATCGCAAGGATGTGTGGGCCAAGGTAGATGAGGAGATCGCAGAGCTCAAGGTAGAGATCGAAAACAATGACATCGACGGTACACGACGTGAATTCGGAGATGTGCTCTTTGCACTTGTCAATGCTGCACGTCACGAAGGTGTGATCGCAGAGGACTCGCTGCATGGAACGACCAATGCCTTCATGCGCAGATTCCAACATATCGAGTCCCGTGCACGTGAAGCAGGCAAGGACCTCCATACCATGACCCTTGAGGAGATGGACGCGTATTGGGACGAAGCAAAGGGCAAGGGGCTGTGA
- a CDS encoding NADH-quinone oxidoreductase subunit C: MALATSEIVNVVKAVAADVQTIEHHGDVTLVLKAADLLDVLHELKENPSMAFDQLVDVTAIDWARAGERFEVVYFLYSIRYKTRLRLKVGVREDAPHVPTAVDVYESANWYERETYDMYGIIFDGHPDLRRFYMPEDFMDDTGTQLYPLRKDFPLMGIPGSLPLPEKD; the protein is encoded by the coding sequence ATGGCACTGGCAACATCAGAGATCGTGAACGTGGTGAAGGCCGTGGCTGCAGATGTGCAGACCATTGAGCATCACGGAGACGTTACTCTCGTCCTGAAGGCAGCAGACCTCCTCGATGTTTTGCACGAGCTCAAGGAGAATCCGAGCATGGCTTTCGATCAGCTTGTGGACGTCACGGCTATCGATTGGGCTCGTGCGGGAGAACGTTTTGAAGTGGTCTATTTCCTCTATTCCATCCGATACAAGACCCGCCTGCGCCTCAAGGTGGGCGTACGCGAGGATGCGCCCCATGTGCCAACTGCAGTTGACGTGTATGAGTCGGCCAATTGGTATGAGCGCGAGACCTACGACATGTACGGGATCATCTTTGATGGACACCCTGATCTGCGCAGATTCTATATGCCGGAAGATTTCATGGACGATACCGGCACGCAACTCTACCCGCTCCGTAAGGACTTCCCGCTGATGGGGATCCCCGGTTCACTTCCGCTGCCGGAAAAAGACTAA
- a CDS encoding STAS domain-containing protein, translating into MRFSVEQDDELVVFTIKEPMLDGTNAPEVKSELLILCQPSVKALVVDLSMVHFCDSQGLSSLLLAHRQMKDHEGFVILVGVQDQVRNLFRISQIEYLFEFQATVADAIAWLQS; encoded by the coding sequence ATGCGCTTTTCAGTAGAACAAGACGACGAACTGGTTGTCTTCACGATAAAAGAACCGATGCTCGACGGGACAAATGCCCCTGAGGTAAAGAGCGAGCTCCTCATTCTCTGCCAACCGTCTGTGAAGGCACTTGTTGTAGACCTTTCAATGGTCCACTTCTGTGATTCCCAAGGCCTTTCATCGCTCCTTCTTGCCCATCGGCAAATGAAGGATCACGAAGGATTTGTCATCCTCGTTGGTGTACAGGACCAAGTGCGAAACCTCTTCCGTATCTCCCAGATCGAATACCTCTTTGAGTTTCAGGCAACTGTTGCAGACGCCATCGCCTGGCTTCAGTCTTAG
- the murA gene encoding UDP-N-acetylglucosamine 1-carboxyvinyltransferase — translation MDKFIVEGGVRLQGNVAISGAKNASLALMPACLLAPGMFTLHNTPNNRDLWTMSGLLGSMGVQTELVGDTLSLDASNLTSHEAPYDYVKQMRASIYVLGPLVARYGEARVSLPGGCNFGPRPVDLHLKGLEKLGAEIEVEGGYIIAKCPRLQGTHFHFDVSSVGASVNVLMAAVLAKGHTTLTNVALEPEVTSVIHMLVKMGAKIEGIGTTTLEIDGVDELHAVEETTIPDRIEAATFLIAAAMTKGDVTLTKVIPEHLTAVLGRMEDAGCSLEIGADTIRVVMNDRPEAVDITATTYPGYPTDSQAQWAAFMLTSKGASRIKDTIYPTRFGYVPELQRLGANIETGEGYCVVKGGAHLTGATVMSSDLRASASLVMAALVAEGHTEILRVYHLDRGYEALEKKLGSLGAVIRREHTEEF, via the coding sequence ATGGATAAATTCATCGTCGAAGGGGGCGTACGCCTCCAAGGAAACGTTGCGATCAGTGGTGCAAAGAACGCATCTCTCGCACTCATGCCAGCGTGCTTACTTGCACCGGGCATGTTCACATTGCACAACACGCCGAACAACAGGGACCTTTGGACGATGAGCGGCTTGCTCGGAAGCATGGGTGTTCAAACGGAACTCGTGGGTGATACGCTTTCGCTTGACGCTTCGAATCTTACGAGCCATGAAGCCCCGTACGACTATGTGAAACAGATGCGCGCGTCGATCTACGTTCTAGGACCGCTCGTTGCTCGCTATGGTGAAGCTCGTGTCTCGCTTCCCGGTGGATGCAACTTTGGTCCGCGTCCGGTTGACCTGCATTTGAAGGGTCTCGAAAAGTTAGGAGCAGAGATCGAGGTTGAAGGGGGCTATATCATTGCTAAGTGTCCTCGACTTCAAGGCACACACTTCCACTTTGACGTGTCGAGTGTTGGTGCTTCTGTGAATGTGCTCATGGCTGCCGTGCTTGCTAAGGGACACACAACATTGACCAATGTTGCCTTGGAACCGGAAGTGACTTCGGTGATCCACATGCTGGTGAAGATGGGCGCAAAGATCGAAGGCATCGGAACAACGACGCTTGAGATCGATGGTGTAGACGAGCTTCATGCCGTTGAAGAGACCACGATCCCCGACCGTATTGAGGCCGCAACGTTCTTGATCGCTGCTGCGATGACGAAGGGTGATGTAACGCTAACGAAGGTGATCCCCGAACATCTCACAGCGGTGCTTGGACGCATGGAAGATGCCGGCTGCTCATTGGAGATCGGCGCAGATACCATTCGCGTGGTCATGAATGATCGTCCGGAGGCCGTTGATATCACCGCTACGACGTATCCCGGATATCCAACGGACTCACAGGCACAATGGGCCGCCTTTATGCTCACGTCGAAGGGGGCTTCCCGGATCAAGGACACCATCTACCCAACTCGCTTTGGATATGTGCCGGAGCTGCAGCGCCTAGGCGCGAACATCGAGACCGGCGAAGGGTACTGTGTGGTGAAGGGTGGAGCACACCTTACGGGCGCAACCGTAATGTCGAGCGACCTTCGTGCAAGTGCGAGCCTTGTCATGGCTGCCCTTGTTGCAGAAGGGCATACTGAGATCCTGCGCGTGTATCATCTTGACCGTGGGTATGAAGCATTGGAGAAGAAGCTCGGTTCGCTCGGTGCTGTGATCCGCAGGGAACACACGGAAGAGTTCTGA
- a CDS encoding TonB-dependent receptor, which yields MAQRSITVSGTVRDTRSQPIVRATIQLLGTQRGAYTDARGWFRLDVPGGDTARLAITCVGYEPQQRVFVAKDSALEFTIVMEESSVLSQGIVVASFRAGEQDPVTQTTVTRETMDQLYIGQDPQYILERTVPSVIAYSESGTAVANYGTFRIRGIDQTRVNVTLDGTPLNDMIDQGVFFSNMSDLSNGMRSIQVQRGTGMSTNGTASYAGSVNFDGATLTNTNPSAEIQLSAGSFDLLRGSAAVSTGRMTNDVSVYARFTTLRTDGYRYHTGSTSNSLYASAAWFGLNDVVKLSYVWGSSQNELGYYPVEKPLADIDPRTNLNDSTDADDFGQQLIQLQHSHAFSSATTLTTSAYYGRAGGDFFSGYRDENGVLTQTNYPLENKHLGVISSLDAKDIFPGLDGSVGIHAYTFQRRNWEYVSPESARPYYDDRTTKNEVSGTVRARYHGDAWEAFADVQVRSVSMAFTPDERTVGVGTQIPDNTWFFVNPRVGFRYDVPDAATIYASFGRTGREPTRFDLLGSTQINEANIAVIQNPGTVRPEFVNDFEVGVKVQKPYGYVDLTGFAMFFTDEIAPIGPYIEQQFVQLRKNVPTSQRLGIELESSLLITTGLWFDLNGTWMTANVDEYRPENTGTDTVYTNVRPVLTPELQANATLRFRPVDPLEIQLATRYVGESFTDLTNAPSVVIPSFTQIDARVWWTFAGQHRLGVTANNLFDAFVVTSGGSKTVGGTLVPTYFVQATRNFVVMLDIRL from the coding sequence ATGGCCCAGCGATCCATAACGGTCTCGGGAACGGTGCGAGACACCCGATCGCAGCCCATCGTGCGAGCAACGATCCAACTTCTGGGAACCCAGCGAGGGGCGTATACGGATGCCCGCGGTTGGTTCCGACTTGATGTTCCAGGGGGCGATACAGCTCGCCTAGCCATCACGTGTGTTGGCTACGAACCGCAGCAGCGCGTGTTTGTTGCCAAGGACTCCGCGCTGGAGTTCACCATTGTCATGGAGGAGTCGTCGGTGCTTTCACAGGGCATCGTTGTGGCGAGTTTCCGAGCAGGCGAGCAGGATCCCGTAACGCAAACAACCGTCACGCGGGAAACAATGGACCAACTCTACATCGGTCAGGATCCACAGTACATTCTTGAGCGCACCGTCCCGTCCGTGATCGCGTATTCCGAATCAGGAACCGCTGTTGCCAACTACGGAACGTTTCGGATCCGCGGCATCGATCAAACACGGGTGAATGTTACGCTGGATGGAACGCCCCTTAACGACATGATCGACCAAGGTGTGTTCTTCTCGAACATGAGTGATCTTTCCAACGGTATGCGTTCTATTCAGGTGCAACGGGGCACGGGCATGAGCACGAATGGCACGGCCTCGTATGCCGGGTCCGTGAATTTTGACGGAGCAACGCTCACCAACACCAATCCCTCTGCCGAGATCCAGCTTTCTGCAGGATCCTTCGACCTCCTGCGGGGGAGTGCGGCGGTGTCTACCGGACGTATGACAAATGATGTAAGCGTCTATGCACGATTCACCACGTTGCGCACGGACGGATATCGGTATCACACCGGGTCGACCTCCAACTCCCTCTATGCCTCTGCTGCATGGTTCGGACTGAATGATGTTGTCAAGCTCTCGTATGTATGGGGCTCCTCGCAGAATGAGCTTGGATATTATCCGGTGGAGAAGCCCCTTGCCGACATCGATCCAAGAACGAATCTCAATGACAGCACGGATGCAGATGATTTTGGTCAGCAACTGATCCAACTGCAGCACAGTCACGCCTTCTCGTCTGCCACAACGCTCACCACGTCGGCCTATTATGGTAGGGCAGGAGGCGACTTCTTCTCCGGGTATCGCGATGAGAACGGTGTACTCACCCAAACCAACTACCCGCTCGAGAATAAACACCTCGGTGTGATATCGAGCCTTGACGCAAAAGACATATTCCCCGGACTCGACGGATCCGTTGGCATCCACGCCTACACCTTCCAGCGGCGCAATTGGGAGTATGTAAGCCCGGAGTCTGCCCGGCCGTATTATGATGATCGAACAACGAAGAACGAAGTGAGCGGAACTGTGCGTGCTCGCTACCACGGTGATGCCTGGGAGGCCTTTGCCGACGTTCAAGTGCGGTCGGTCTCGATGGCCTTCACACCCGACGAACGAACGGTAGGAGTCGGTACACAGATCCCCGATAACACATGGTTCTTCGTTAATCCGCGCGTTGGATTCCGTTATGATGTTCCGGATGCCGCAACGATCTATGCCTCATTCGGGCGAACCGGTCGAGAGCCCACACGCTTCGATCTCCTCGGATCCACACAGATCAATGAAGCTAACATTGCGGTGATCCAAAACCCCGGAACAGTTCGTCCGGAGTTCGTGAATGACTTCGAAGTAGGTGTCAAGGTGCAGAAGCCGTACGGCTACGTGGATCTCACCGGTTTCGCGATGTTCTTCACAGACGAGATTGCTCCCATCGGACCCTACATTGAGCAGCAGTTCGTTCAGCTGAGGAAGAACGTCCCCACAAGTCAACGCCTTGGGATAGAGCTCGAGAGTTCGCTTCTCATCACGACCGGACTCTGGTTCGACCTCAACGGAACCTGGATGACGGCCAATGTTGACGAGTACCGTCCGGAAAACACCGGCACCGATACCGTCTATACCAACGTTCGTCCCGTTCTTACTCCCGAGCTCCAAGCCAACGCCACACTTCGGTTCCGTCCGGTGGATCCCCTAGAAATTCAACTTGCCACTCGATACGTTGGGGAGTCCTTCACCGATCTCACAAACGCCCCCTCCGTAGTGATCCCTTCCTTCACACAGATCGATGCACGGGTCTGGTGGACCTTTGCCGGACAGCATCGTCTTGGTGTGACAGCCAACAATCTCTTTGATGCATTTGTGGTAACAAGTGGCGGTTCCAAGACCGTTGGAGGCACTCTCGTACCCACATATTTCGTGCAGGCAACGCGGAATTTTGTTGTCATGCTGGACATTCGCCTTTGA
- a CDS encoding LCP family protein yields the protein MRIFMLAVICLVVISCSKGTDQAPADVNNGADTTAVAGRTKASARTNIDGIDTVTFHVTDSTVTLRATGFPQPTGRVVNVMVTGVDSRLGDPMGHADANHLIRFFVDSGCVEIISIPRDTYFDAGFDDTTNLNKLTNVRANRGRTSYLKAICEIAGVPRIDYWVEFGFSQAIGLLELMGYKENASSTLRVLRSRQAYSSGDFQRVYNQGQFMRQVMLRAFDNTDDFVGELGLRAALALVETNMTYDACEKILDDLRSHGFSSEDPTRIWVRLKPSLITKLKVYSFDSANVTEINKQISQKIGRMGLDSIPINQETYERRLAKLIDKAALDSARSPASVIRLLRRPYEQRAWLQVPDLSKRKAYRDRMCSMLIVSYRRVKNHDAAHRIEDYISLDNKVNASK from the coding sequence ATGCGCATATTCATGCTGGCAGTGATCTGCCTCGTCGTTATCAGTTGTTCAAAAGGAACAGATCAGGCTCCGGCGGACGTCAACAACGGCGCTGATACCACGGCAGTTGCCGGCCGAACGAAAGCTTCGGCACGTACCAACATCGACGGCATCGATACGGTCACGTTCCACGTAACGGATTCAACAGTCACGCTGCGCGCCACCGGCTTCCCTCAGCCCACGGGCCGCGTGGTGAATGTGATGGTCACCGGGGTTGATTCACGCCTTGGCGATCCGATGGGGCATGCAGATGCCAATCACCTCATTCGGTTCTTCGTCGACTCAGGATGCGTAGAGATCATCTCCATCCCGCGTGACACGTATTTCGACGCCGGATTCGATGACACTACGAACCTGAATAAACTCACGAATGTCCGTGCGAACCGCGGACGTACATCCTACCTCAAAGCGATCTGTGAGATCGCCGGTGTACCGCGTATTGACTATTGGGTGGAGTTCGGATTCTCTCAAGCGATCGGACTGCTTGAACTCATGGGGTATAAGGAGAACGCATCTTCAACCTTACGCGTATTGCGCTCACGTCAGGCATATAGCTCCGGTGACTTCCAACGGGTCTATAATCAAGGTCAGTTCATGCGCCAAGTAATGCTCAGGGCTTTTGACAATACCGATGACTTCGTCGGTGAACTTGGCCTGCGAGCTGCTCTTGCGCTTGTTGAGACGAACATGACATATGATGCCTGTGAAAAGATCTTGGACGACCTGCGCAGTCATGGCTTCTCGTCTGAGGATCCAACACGGATCTGGGTGCGCCTCAAGCCATCGCTCATCACCAAGCTCAAGGTGTATTCATTCGACTCGGCCAATGTGACGGAGATCAACAAACAGATCTCACAGAAGATCGGTCGTATGGGGCTTGATAGTATTCCGATCAACCAAGAGACATATGAGCGCCGACTTGCCAAACTCATCGATAAGGCTGCTCTCGATTCTGCACGATCACCGGCAAGCGTGATCCGATTGTTGCGACGTCCCTATGAGCAACGTGCTTGGCTTCAGGTGCCCGACCTTTCGAAGCGTAAGGCATATCGCGATCGAATGTGCTCGATGCTTATCGTTTCGTACCGCAGGGTGAAGAATCACGATGCTGCCCATCGCATCGAAGACTACATCAGTCTAGACAACAAGGTCAACGCAAGTAAGTAA
- a CDS encoding sterol desaturase family protein: MCAMFVSNKDETIPLFKNPILEYFSHIHPITPVVVFVPVIVWMMVLSFGEVALWSTGVFFLAGVLAWTLTEYTIHRFAFHIHPTSNLGKKMHFLVHGIHHDYPRDSTRLVMPLLVSVPLAVVFFWAFKGAFSPHHHALYAGFLFGYVAYDSIHYATHHFPMTNRFGRFLKEYHMKHHYVDEHTAYGVSNPLWDYVFNTVPEWARRRGKAPASTPKS, from the coding sequence ATGTGCGCAATGTTCGTGTCGAACAAAGACGAAACGATCCCACTCTTCAAGAACCCCATTCTTGAATATTTCTCGCATATCCATCCGATCACTCCGGTTGTGGTATTCGTGCCGGTGATCGTGTGGATGATGGTTCTCAGTTTCGGAGAAGTTGCGCTTTGGTCAACTGGGGTATTCTTCCTTGCCGGCGTTCTGGCGTGGACACTCACGGAGTACACCATCCACCGATTTGCCTTCCATATCCATCCAACATCGAACCTTGGCAAGAAAATGCACTTCCTTGTGCACGGCATCCATCACGACTATCCTCGTGATTCAACACGCTTGGTGATGCCACTTCTCGTAAGTGTGCCGTTGGCTGTTGTCTTCTTCTGGGCATTCAAGGGAGCGTTCTCTCCCCACCATCATGCCCTGTATGCAGGCTTCCTGTTCGGATATGTTGCATACGACAGCATTCATTATGCAACGCACCACTTCCCGATGACCAACCGCTTTGGGCGGTTCTTAAAAGAATATCACATGAAGCACCATTATGTGGACGAGCACACGGCGTACGGCGTGAGCAATCCACTTTGGGACTACGTCTTCAACACGGTTCCGGAATGGGCGCGCCGACGCGGCAAGGCCCCAGCGTCCACACCGAAATCCTGA
- a CDS encoding SET domain-containing protein, with translation MKRHSVNVTRRCAHVGDKGRCKRMTTITHPFCGPHTREHLGITIQKSNIPKAGLGMFAMRTFVADERIVEYSGEKLTTDQYDRRYDKDNMGSYGIQLSEKYVIDARKTSSGVARYACDYHGSGKKPNAEYVNFGGRIWIVATKRIKPGEEILTDYGDDMHRALGLE, from the coding sequence ATGAAACGACACTCAGTGAACGTAACGCGCCGTTGTGCACATGTAGGTGATAAGGGGCGTTGCAAGCGCATGACCACGATCACCCATCCATTCTGTGGACCGCACACGCGGGAACATCTTGGTATCACGATCCAAAAAAGCAACATTCCTAAGGCGGGCCTTGGAATGTTCGCAATGCGGACCTTTGTAGCTGATGAGCGCATCGTAGAGTATTCCGGTGAGAAGCTCACTACAGATCAGTACGATCGCAGGTATGACAAGGACAACATGGGCTCATACGGCATCCAGTTGTCGGAGAAATACGTCATCGACGCCCGTAAGACAAGCAGCGGGGTGGCACGCTACGCCTGTGACTACCACGGGTCAGGCAAGAAGCCGAATGCCGAGTACGTCAATTTTGGTGGTCGGATTTGGATCGTAGCCACCAAGCGCATTAAACCGGGCGAGGAGATCCTCACCGATTACGGCGACGATATGCACAGGGCTCTAGGTCTAGAATGA
- a CDS encoding glycosyltransferase family 9 protein, whose product MRSILVIRLSSLGDCILATPLVRQLQRTYPHARIDVAVAERFAGVWKNNPRVRHVWPIATTASAEPENDEIKIEMLESLADLDGSYDLIVDLQRNLRSASLRHGLGDVVVCAPKHRLEKLALVWLKKRPSVITPIVARYRSPLEHHPLVWDTEGCEVWLSEEREQGVYLSAQPSRGTSQRIAMAPGAHHATKRWPVARFAQLAQELSCGHGKEIVLVGGPADVDICSAVAEASGVGVVRADGSTSIEATVRILDTCQAIVTNDSGVMHLASARQIPIIAIFGSTVKELGFAPYAVPSRIVEHDVACRPCSHIGRATCPKGHFACMVGISVERVMSALSELI is encoded by the coding sequence ATGCGTTCCATCCTTGTCATCCGCCTCTCGTCACTCGGTGATTGTATCCTTGCCACCCCACTGGTGCGGCAGCTTCAGCGAACGTATCCGCATGCTCGGATCGATGTTGCTGTTGCAGAGAGATTCGCAGGCGTGTGGAAGAACAATCCGCGAGTCCGGCATGTATGGCCGATCGCAACCACGGCCTCGGCCGAGCCGGAGAATGATGAGATAAAGATCGAAATGCTCGAGTCGTTGGCGGATCTTGACGGATCGTATGATCTGATCGTTGATCTGCAACGCAATCTTCGTTCGGCCTCTTTGCGACACGGACTTGGTGATGTTGTTGTCTGCGCACCGAAGCACCGACTTGAAAAGCTCGCCTTGGTTTGGCTCAAGAAACGTCCGTCTGTGATCACGCCCATCGTTGCGAGATACAGGAGCCCCTTAGAACATCACCCTCTCGTTTGGGACACGGAAGGCTGTGAGGTGTGGCTCTCGGAGGAACGAGAGCAGGGTGTATACCTCAGCGCCCAACCGTCACGCGGTACCTCGCAGCGGATCGCCATGGCACCGGGTGCACATCATGCTACCAAACGTTGGCCCGTTGCCCGATTTGCGCAGCTTGCACAAGAACTCTCGTGTGGTCATGGCAAGGAGATCGTCCTCGTAGGCGGACCCGCTGATGTAGATATCTGCTCAGCTGTCGCAGAGGCATCCGGAGTCGGTGTCGTCCGGGCCGATGGATCCACATCCATTGAGGCCACGGTACGGATACTCGACACGTGTCAGGCAATTGTCACGAATGATTCGGGTGTTATGCACCTGGCTTCTGCAAGACAGATCCCGATCATAGCGATCTTCGGGTCTACTGTGAAAGAGCTGGGATTTGCGCCGTATGCCGTACCATCGCGCATCGTAGAACACGATGTAGCGTGCAGGCCGTGCTCGCACATCGGAAGGGCAACATGTCCAAAGGGACACTTTGCCTGTATGGTCGGGATCTCCGTAGAGAGAGTTATGTCAGCCTTGAGCGAACTTATCTGA
- a CDS encoding Gfo/Idh/MocA family oxidoreductase — MIGIVLVGAGNIAQGIHLPLLTAASGVRIVAICDRQISKARILAEKYQVPYAFRTLEEALSLPDVDAVFVTTSTDAHAAVAMQAIAAGKHVFVERPAARTLQETMEIKTLAQEHGVHVMVGMNHRFRPDVVNMKNAVDRGEIGNVYYVKAGWVKQRSTDARWLANADMSGGGVLVDLGIAVLDMILHVFDFGRVRSVTASTFHHETKTVEDVVVAMLQFENGAVATIETSWSLVRAEDLYYCNVFGKKGSAYINPYRLVRKTGTSISSTSTPQKKTQLEIYKKSYESELKHFVNAVRGLVPMISTIDEALERMKVVEALYASAELKREIVIP; from the coding sequence ATGATCGGAATCGTACTCGTCGGCGCCGGCAACATTGCCCAAGGCATTCATCTCCCGCTTCTCACAGCAGCAAGCGGGGTCCGTATCGTGGCCATCTGTGATCGACAGATCTCCAAGGCCCGCATCCTTGCTGAAAAGTATCAGGTGCCTTATGCATTCCGAACGCTTGAGGAGGCACTTAGCCTCCCGGACGTGGATGCTGTGTTCGTTACAACCAGTACCGACGCCCATGCGGCTGTAGCAATGCAGGCTATCGCAGCAGGGAAACACGTCTTTGTTGAGCGTCCCGCAGCTCGCACGCTGCAAGAGACGATGGAGATCAAGACACTGGCTCAGGAACACGGCGTACATGTAATGGTGGGTATGAACCACCGATTCCGTCCTGACGTGGTGAACATGAAGAACGCCGTTGACCGGGGCGAGATCGGTAACGTGTATTATGTCAAAGCAGGTTGGGTGAAGCAACGTTCCACAGATGCTCGTTGGCTTGCCAATGCTGATATGTCGGGAGGGGGCGTCCTGGTCGACCTTGGGATCGCAGTTCTCGACATGATCCTGCACGTCTTTGATTTCGGAAGAGTTCGCAGCGTTACGGCATCTACCTTCCACCACGAGACAAAGACCGTGGAAGATGTTGTTGTGGCCATGCTCCAGTTTGAGAATGGGGCAGTTGCCACCATCGAAACAAGCTGGTCGCTCGTTCGGGCCGAAGACCTATACTACTGCAACGTGTTCGGCAAAAAGGGCAGTGCCTACATCAATCCGTACCGCCTTGTTCGAAAAACAGGAACCAGTATCTCGAGCACCTCTACTCCTCAAAAGAAGACCCAGCTAGAGATCTACAAGAAGAGCTACGAATCGGAGCTCAAGCACTTTGTGAACGCTGTCCGCGGCCTCGTCCCCATGATCTCTACGATCGACGAAGCCCTCGAGCGTATGAAGGTCGTAGAGGCGCTCTACGCCAGTGCCGAACTCAAACGAGAGATCGTCATCCCTTAG
- a CDS encoding peptidoglycan DD-metalloendopeptidase family protein: protein MRSLSSYQRQRHNITVFIASLEADLARLQDTAAVVEQRIANTQSSLTRAESSWREASQRMLTYRTEHQGLPPASLRHDAVYRSITASLAAYRRQMLNLKDSLASQKQLLDDVSLTQQQIITAKERERSSLTATISKSQQELIKLRSNKKSLQEELQKKQQSARRVRSLINDLVAKERARDAERRRREQAQRSKSTRKGSAPDTREDDVRTGPAPQRDGFRSNSLPWPTPSTALLHGYGTYRNPETGTTLENPGIDIKAPMGTRVTCVAKGEVSSVTWLPGYGSLVIVDHGNGFRTVYANLATVSVKSGSSVQSGTVVGSSGENIDGKLVHFEVWYGRERQNPLTYLR from the coding sequence ATGCGCTCCTTGAGTTCGTACCAACGCCAGCGCCACAACATCACAGTCTTTATCGCCTCGCTCGAAGCGGACCTAGCACGCCTTCAGGATACAGCCGCTGTTGTTGAGCAGCGCATCGCGAACACGCAGTCGTCGCTCACGCGAGCCGAATCGTCGTGGCGCGAGGCATCACAACGTATGCTCACGTATCGCACTGAGCATCAAGGCCTGCCCCCTGCCTCATTGCGTCATGATGCTGTCTATCGGTCGATCACTGCATCACTTGCCGCGTACCGCAGACAGATGCTGAATCTGAAGGACTCGTTGGCCTCGCAGAAACAGTTGTTGGATGACGTGTCGCTCACGCAACAACAGATCATCACGGCCAAGGAACGGGAGCGTAGCTCACTCACTGCTACGATAAGCAAGAGTCAGCAAGAGCTGATCAAACTGCGTTCAAACAAAAAGTCGCTCCAAGAAGAGTTGCAGAAGAAGCAGCAGAGCGCGCGCCGGGTTCGCTCGCTGATCAACGACCTCGTGGCGAAGGAGCGCGCTCGAGATGCGGAACGCAGAAGACGCGAGCAGGCACAGCGGTCGAAGAGCACACGCAAGGGCTCTGCTCCGGATACGCGCGAGGATGACGTTCGGACGGGCCCGGCTCCGCAGCGCGATGGATTCCGAAGCAACTCCTTGCCATGGCCAACACCGTCAACGGCCCTTCTCCATGGATATGGCACGTATCGCAATCCAGAGACTGGGACCACGCTTGAGAATCCCGGCATCGACATCAAGGCACCGATGGGAACGCGGGTGACATGTGTGGCCAAGGGAGAAGTATCATCCGTGACGTGGTTGCCCGGATATGGATCACTCGTGATCGTTGATCACGGCAACGGATTCCGAACGGTCTATGCAAATCTGGCAACGGTATCGGTCAAGAGCGGCAGCAGTGTGCAGTCCGGGACCGTTGTAGGGTCAAGCGGCGAGAACATCGACGGTAAACTCGTCCACTTCGAAGTGTGGTACGGTCGTGAACGTCAGAATCCGCTTACTTACTTGCGTTGA